Within Paeniglutamicibacter psychrophenolicus, the genomic segment ACTAACAGTAGAAAAGGGCGTGGTCCGTTCAGTGCAGGTAGTGAGCATTAGCAGCCTTAAAGGTGGCGTAGGCAAGACCTCCGTTACATTGGGGCTCGCTTCGGCCGCCCTCGCAGCTGGTATCCCCACACTCGTCATCGATCTGGATCCCCATGCCGATGCCAGCACCGGCCTGGGTGTGCGTGCCGACGGCAAGATGACCATCGGGCGGATGCTCAAGGCCTCGCGCAAGGCGAGTTTGTCCGACAACATCGTCTCCAGCTCCTGGCAGGCCAAGGCCGTCTCCAAACGTTCGCTGACCCGGGTTCCGGTGCTCGATGTGGCCGTGGGCGATGCCTACACCGGCATCTACGACCGTCCCGACCTGCGCGCCCGCGACCTGCGCCGATTGACGCAACTGCTGGGCAAGACCTCCGGCTACTCCTTGGTCCTCATCGATTGCCCGCCCTCGCTCAACGGCTTGACCCGGATGGCGTGGAGCGCCAGCGACCGCATCCTGCTCGTTGCGGAGCCTTCGCTGTTCTCCGTCGCGGGAACCGAACGCACGCAGCGTGCCCTGGAAATGTTCCGCAAGGAGTACGCCCCGGACCTCGGGCGCATCGACGTGGTGGCCAACCGCGTGCGCAAGGATTCGGACGAGCACCGCTTCCGGTTGACCGAGATGCGCTCCATGTTCGGCGCCTCCGTGTTGAGCCCCGAACTTCCGGAGTTCTCGGACTGGCAGCAGATCCAGGGAGCTGCGTACTCCGTGCACCAATGGCCGGGACAGCCGGCCCAGAGGACCGCGGGACTCTTTGACGAGTTGCTGCGCAACATCACCGACACCGCAGCAAAGCCCGGGCGCGCATAGCCCAGGCAGGTTGCCGCCTCCGGACCAGCGTCCGAAACACGAAAACCGCTCCATGGGCCACCGGCATTGCCGGGGCGGACATGGGGCGGTTTCTTGTTGGCGGGCCGTCTTGTTCCGGCACGGCCGGCCCAATCGTTAAAAGGATGCAGGCCGGATGCCACCGGTTGGCGCCCAAGGGCGCGCTTCGGTGGCTTCCGGCCTGCGTTCGTGGATTCGCGGGTGCTCGGGCCTAGCTGGCCGAACGCTTTGCGGCCCGACGCTGGGCCAGCTCATCTTCCGGGAAGTCCGAGGCGCGCTCGCTGGGCAGCTGCGACAGAGATCCCTCAACCTCACGCCACACGCGGCCCACGGCGATTCCGAACACTCCCTGGCCGCCCTGCACCAAATCAATGACTTCATCTGCCGAGGTGCACTCGTACACGGAGGCGCCGTCGCTCATCAACGTGATCTGGGCCAGATCCTCGACACCGTGCTCGCGCAGGTGTCCGACAGCGGTCCGGATCTGCTGCAGCGAGACGCCGGTGTCCAGCAGACGCTTGACCACCTTGAGGACCAGGATGTCTCGGAAGCCGTAAAGGCGTTGGGTGCCCGAGCCGCTGGCCCCGCGCACGGCCGGTTCCACCAGACCGGTGCGTGCCCAGTAGTCGAGCTGGCGGTAGGTGATGCCTGCGGCCTTGCAGACGATGGGGCCCCGGTACCCGGCGTCTTCGTCGAGAACCGGCAGGTCCTCGGTGAACAGGAGCCCCTGGGTATTGTGGTGAGACGCGGCATGCCTCAGGGGCGTCGCGTGTTGGTCGTCCGTGGGATTCATTGGAATCTCCTTGCTCAAGCATCCCCGTGAGGGAAGGAGGGCTGCCGGGGCGTCGAGCGACTTCGTTGCGAGTGAAACCGAAAACCGACCGTGGCATTCCTTGGGAAACTTATGCTTCGACGGTACGACTACATTGGGGCTGCGTCAAAGACCTTCAAGCTTTACTTGAGGCGTGTCGCGGACGGTCGTCTATTTATCGAAATCTTCGGGCTCGACCTCGTTGAGGAATTCACGGAATTCCCGCACCTGGTCTTCTTCGCCCTCGGCGACCTCGGAATCGTCGGAAACCATCACGGAGGCCTCGTCAAGAACCCGCTCGTCGCACAGGATCGGGCATTGCGCGCGCAGCGCCAGCGCGATGGCGTCCGAGGACCGTGCGTCGACACGGACGTCGTCGGCAAAGACCAACTCAGCGGTGAACACCGCGTTGAGGACGGAGACGATTTCCACGCGCACCAGGGGCGCGTGCAGCGCCTGCAAGGTGGAAATCATCAGGTCGTGGGTCAGCGGACGCGGTGGGATGATTCCTTGCTGGAACATGGCAATGGCCGAGGCCTCCGGGGCCCCGATCCAGATCGGCAGGTGGCGTTGGGTGTTGGCTTCCTTGAGCAGGACAAGCGGCTGGTTGGAGGGAAGTTCAATGCGAACTCCCACAACTTCAAGTTCATGCATGGTTCGCTCCTTACTCGCGCGGCTGCAAGCTGCAGCCGCCGTGACCGACCTAATGATCCAGTTTGGCAATCGCCCCGTTGACGAGCGCACCGTGCAACGCCATGCACGCATCGCTGATTTCGCGGGCGGTCTCGGCGGCACGGGCACGCGATGCCACATCGCCCCTGCTCATGTGCGGTGCCACGACCCGCTCGACCAGGCCGACCTCGCGGTCGGCGGCCGCGCGGAAGGCGCGCAAGTGGCGTGGTTCGATGCCGTGCGCCGCCAGTGCCGCTGAGGCCGCGGCGATCCTTTGAGCATGCTCATCGAAGCGGTCGTTCTCCGGCACGATCATGCCAAAAGCCAGCAGGTCATCGACCAATTCGGTGCTGGCGCCGCACAGGCCCTGCAATTCGGCCTTGGTCACCGGCCGGGTGCGGGCCACCAGGTCCTGGGTCATCTGTTCGCTGATGCTGCGAGGAGCCAGCGTGTGGCCACCGGGCAGCTGGTCGGGGCGTTCACCCCGGTCAACGGCGTCCAGGTAGTCCTTGATGACCTTCAGCGGCAGGTATTGGTCCCGCTGCAGGCCCAGGATGAAGCGCAGTCGACCCACGTCGTCGGGCAGGTACTTGCGGTACCCCGCCGAGGTGCGTTGCGGAGTCAGCAGTCCCTTTTCCTCGAGGAAACGGATTTTCGACGCAGTCACCTGCGGGAATTCGTCATGAAGCTCCGACAGCACCTCACCGATATTGAGCGCGACGGCGCGTTGGCCGTCGCCGGCCACTACTGCCAGTCGCGGGTTTCGGGCTGCCTGATTCACTACGTTGTCCTGCTTAGTCGCGGGCGTTGGCCGGGTTGTTGGGCAGCGAGTTGTAGAAGGTCAGGCGGAACTTGCCGATCTGCACTTCCGCTCCGTTGGCCAAGCGCACCGAGTCGACCCGGTCGTTGTTGACGTAGGTCCCGTTCAGCGAACCGCTGTCCACGACGCTGAACCCGTCGGCGTCTCGAATGAACTGCGCATGCTTGCGCGAGACCGTGACGTCGTCGAGGAACACTGCCGCGTCCGGGTGGCGACCGGCCTGGGTCACGTCCTGGTCCAGGAGGAAGCGTGCGCCCTGGTTCGGTCCGGAATGTGCGATCAGCAACGCGGAACCATGCGGCAGTGCGGAAACGGCTGCGCGCTCTTCGGGGCTCAGGCCATAGAAAACTACAGGTTCACGCGTCACCGGTGGCAATGCAATTCCCGTAGTTTCGGTTGACGTCTCTTGCTGCTGGTTAGGCACCTGAGCTTCAGCCATTTCCGGTCCTCCCAAAATTCTTTCTCGTAATTCCCTTTGGACGCTGCCCCACCCCAAATCGGGGCAATCGTCCCATCACCAGATTAGCCTACTAGCCGCCAGCGGGTTTTCGAGAATAACGTCGCAGTAAATCTCTGCGGTTGCGCGTTCGGCATGGGAGGATGCACTTATGGCTGATTCCGAGAAGCAAGATCCGTCCCCTACGACGGCCTCGCGCAAAAGCGACCCTAAGCCCCGGTGGGGCCTCCGCATTGGACTCGGTGCCGCAGCGCTGGTGTTGCTGGCAATTGTCTACTTGGTTGTGCGCCTTTTCCTGCCCGTTTGGTGGGCCACCCGAATTGGAAATCAAACGCAGGGCTCGATCACCAGCGGGATCCTCCTTGGCCTCATCTACGGCTTTGTATTCACCTTTGTTCCGTTGCTCATTGCGTGGCAGGCCCGGTACAAGAAAGTGTCGTGGCCTTGGAAGGCCGTGATCGTGTTGGTGGCCGTCCTAGTGGCGATACCCAACCTGCTGACCCTGAGCATCTACGCAAACTCCTCCAGCTCGGCCACCAAGGCCAGGACCATGATCGACACCAGCGCAACGTGGTTCCCGTCGTGGAGCATTGGCGGGGCTATTGCCGGTTTCGTGCTGTTCGTGGGGATTGCCGCGTTCTGGCACCTGTGGCACTCGCGCGGCAAGAAGATGAAGGCCATGAAGTCCGACATCAAGGCGCGGAGCACCGCTCAGGCGACAGCGCCGAACCCCGAGTTGCCGAACACCCCGGAGCGCCCGGCTCCGAGCTCCGAGGCGGGCCAGGGCGACGCACAGCTCCCCTCCCTGTCGCCGGACGAGGGCACCGGCGACTCCAGGCCGTCCAGCTAGCCGCCACGGCCCCAAGCAACACCCCAGGGCGTCCCGCCAAGCCTCTCCCCCGTTGACGACGGAGAGCCGCATGTGGCGGGGCGCCTTATTGCTGCCCTCATGGAGTCGCATCCACCGACTGATGGGACCACCTGACGGCGATGTCCAGCTCGAACTTGCCGCAAATGCCGCCAGCCATTTGATGAGCTCGCCACCGCCTGCCAAAAACCGCAGCCGGCCCGTATGCACGGCAGGTCGCGGATACGGCGCAGCGAGCCGGCACGCAATTCCGTCCCTCCACTGCTCGCACCCGCCGGGACGTCACTGGGGCTGTGGCGGGGAGCCCGGCGAGCCGGAGCCCGGCCCAACCGCGCGGCGGGTTCTGACGGCATTCCACGCGGCGCTGGTCGGCGAGGTGTGCCTCGTGGAGGGCGGACAATGCACGCGAGTTGGTTCGCGGGCCCGTTTCGTACTGCGCCAGCTTCCCCAAGAGCGGAACCGGGAAAATGCTGGCGGCTTAGTTCGTCGAAATCCGTGGGCAATCCGTGGGCAATGAGTCCACGTAGAGAATTAGAAACCCGCAGAAGTACGCGGAGGCGGCAAATCGCCCCGGACATGGAAAAACCCCGGCAGTTCAACGCTACTTCGTTGATCTGCCGGGGCTGTAACCGGTCGGGCTAGCGGGATTCGAACCCACGGCCTCCTGACCCCCAGTCAGGCGCGCTACCAAGCTGCGCCATAGCCCGGTTGCTTTCGCAGCCGTTCTCCCTCATTTTCATGAAGGTGCCGTCTGCGAAAAGCTCCGTGATTACCCTACCCTATTTTTTCGACTACTTCGAACGCTGGCGCTTTTCGCGCACCCGCATCGCCACTTCAATGGGCGTGCCCTCGAAGCCGAATGTCTCGCGAAGCCTGCGGGTAATGAACCTGCGGTACCCGGGATCCAAGAAACCTGTGGTGAACAGCACAAAACGTGGTGGTCGCGAGGACACCTGGGTGCCGAAGAGAATGCGTGGCTGCTTGCCTCCGCGCAGGGGGTGCGGGTGGGCCCCCACGAGCTCGCCCAGGAAGGTGTTGAGCTTGCCGGTGGAGATGCGCTTGTCCCAGGATTCCAGGGCCGTGTGCAGGGCGGGAACGAGCTTGTCCTTGTGCCAGCCGGTCTTCGCCGAGATGTTCACCCGGGGTGCCCACTCCACGTGCGCCAGGTCGGTTTCGATCTCGCGCTCCAGGTAGCGGCGGCGGTCGTCGTCCATCAGGTCCCACTTGTTGAAGGCAAGCACCAGGGCACGGCCCGAATCGATGGTCA encodes:
- a CDS encoding ParA family protein, with product MQVVSISSLKGGVGKTSVTLGLASAALAAGIPTLVIDLDPHADASTGLGVRADGKMTIGRMLKASRKASLSDNIVSSSWQAKAVSKRSLTRVPVLDVAVGDAYTGIYDRPDLRARDLRRLTQLLGKTSGYSLVLIDCPPSLNGLTRMAWSASDRILLVAEPSLFSVAGTERTQRALEMFRKEYAPDLGRIDVVANRVRKDSDEHRFRLTEMRSMFGASVLSPELPEFSDWQQIQGAAYSVHQWPGQPAQRTAGLFDELLRNITDTAAKPGRA
- a CDS encoding MerR family transcriptional regulator translates to MNPTDDQHATPLRHAASHHNTQGLLFTEDLPVLDEDAGYRGPIVCKAAGITYRQLDYWARTGLVEPAVRGASGSGTQRLYGFRDILVLKVVKRLLDTGVSLQQIRTAVGHLREHGVEDLAQITLMSDGASVYECTSADEVIDLVQGGQGVFGIAVGRVWREVEGSLSQLPSERASDFPEDELAQRRAAKRSAS
- a CDS encoding bifunctional nuclease family protein, translated to MHELEVVGVRIELPSNQPLVLLKEANTQRHLPIWIGAPEASAIAMFQQGIIPPRPLTHDLMISTLQALHAPLVRVEIVSVLNAVFTAELVFADDVRVDARSSDAIALALRAQCPILCDERVLDEASVMVSDDSEVAEGEEDQVREFREFLNEVEPEDFDK
- a CDS encoding MerR family transcriptional regulator; translation: MAVVAGDGQRAVALNIGEVLSELHDEFPQVTASKIRFLEEKGLLTPQRTSAGYRKYLPDDVGRLRFILGLQRDQYLPLKVIKDYLDAVDRGERPDQLPGGHTLAPRSISEQMTQDLVARTRPVTKAELQGLCGASTELVDDLLAFGMIVPENDRFDEHAQRIAAASAALAAHGIEPRHLRAFRAAADREVGLVERVVAPHMSRGDVASRARAAETAREISDACMALHGALVNGAIAKLDH
- a CDS encoding FHA domain-containing protein → MAEAQVPNQQQETSTETTGIALPPVTREPVVFYGLSPEERAAVSALPHGSALLIAHSGPNQGARFLLDQDVTQAGRHPDAAVFLDDVTVSRKHAQFIRDADGFSVVDSGSLNGTYVNNDRVDSVRLANGAEVQIGKFRLTFYNSLPNNPANARD